Proteins encoded together in one Hevea brasiliensis isolate MT/VB/25A 57/8 chromosome 16, ASM3005281v1, whole genome shotgun sequence window:
- the LOC110662744 gene encoding uncharacterized protein LOC110662744 isoform X2, which produces MKDDDSLPTSTAAATVTGTATITKKESSDSNIFGKGRYKFWALAAILLLAFWSMFTGTVTLRWSAGNLNSLSDDFDAPIHDDLDVLEMEEREKVVKHMWDVYTNSRRIRLPRFWQEAFEAAYEELTSDVPGTRDAAISEIAKMSVRSIVLDPPPFQSTVCTNNSDYEGGNN; this is translated from the exons ATGAAGGATGATGATTCTCTTCCAACATCCACAGCGGCGGCGACGGTAACGGGAACGGCGACAATTACGAAGAAGGAAAGCTCCGATTCTAATATATTTGGGAAAGGCCGGTATAAGTTCTGGGCTTTAGCTGCCATTTTGCTTTTGGCATTTTGGTCAATGTTCACCGGAACAGTCACTCTTCGTTGGTCTGCCGGTAATCTCAATAGTCTATCCGATGACTTTGACGCTCCCATCCACGACGACCTCGACGTCCTT GAAATGGAGGAAAGGGAGAAGGTTGTGAAGCATATGTGGGATGTATACACCAATAGCCGTCGGATCAGATTACCTCGATTTTGGCAGGAGGCTTTTGAGGCTGCCTACGAGGAGTTGACTAGTGATGTCCCTGGGACTAGAGATGCTGCTATTTCTGAGATCGCCAAGATGTCCGTCCGCTCCATTGTTCTCGATCCGCCTCCTTTTCAATCAACG GTTTGCACAAATAACAGTGATTATGAAGGCGGAAATAATTAA
- the LOC110662722 gene encoding uncharacterized protein LOC110662722 → MRKLCPNIDNEDGLETVLEVPIPEEMFRSMGSNVTLRWQNMLTWMRAQTSDKWSQPVIAGRINELRFLLYMVGSPLIPLQVQVGHSVHKPVKDCSIQASTAKYIVQQYIAATGGPAALNAVHSMCVTGEVKIRASEFHQGDKSVKVKTNEEAGGFVLWQKDPDLWILELVVSGCKVISGSNGQISWRLSSNQQGPISKGPPRPLRRFLQGLDPRSTANLFIDATCIGEKIINNEDCFILKLETSPAIREAQSGPNYEIIHHTIWGYFSQRSGLLIQFEDSRLLGMRNKDDDDVFWETSTESVMQDYRYIDGVNIAHSGKTRVTVFRYGEQSANHKREMIEKWKIEDVDFNVWGLTSEHFLPPSN, encoded by the exons ATGAGGAAACTTTGTCCAAATATTGACAATGAAGATGGGCTGGAGACAGTTCTTGAGGTCCCAATACCAGAAGAAATGTTCAGAAGCATGGGCAGCAATGTGACCTTGCGTTGGCAAAATATGCTCACATGGATGAGGGCTCAAACATCCGATAAATGGTCACAACCAGTCATTGCTGGACGCATCAACGAGCTTCGATTCCTTCTTTACATGGTTGGATCTCCTCTTATCCCTCTCCAGGTTCAAGTAGGTCATTCTGTTCACAAGCCTGTCAAAGATTGTTCCATC CAAGCTTCAACAGCCAAGTATATTGTGCAACAATACATCGCAGCAACAGGAGGACCAGCAGCTTTAAACGCAGTGCACAGCATGTGTGTAACAGGGGAAGTGAAAATTAGAGCATCAGAATTTCATCAAGGTGACAAATCCGTAAAAGTAAAGACAAATGAAGAAGCTGGTGGGTTCGTCCTCTGGCAGAAAGATCCTGATTTATGGATCCTGGAGCTTGTTGTTTCAGGTTGCAAGGTCATTTCTGGAAGCAATGGCCAGATTTCTTGGAGGCTTTCTTCCAATCAACAAGGTCCCATTTCTAAGGGTCCTCCCAGACCCTTGCGCAGATTTTTGCAG GGTTTGGACCCAAGGTCCACAGCAAACTTATTTATAGATGCAACATGCATTGGAGAGAAAATTATAAACAATGAAGACTGTTTTATACTAAAGCTAGAGACAAGTCCAGCAATTCGTGAGGCACAAAGTGGACCAAATTATGAGATAATTCACCACACAATATGGGGATACTTTAGCCAAAGATCAGGGCTCTTGATTCAATTTGAAGACTCGAGGCTGCTAGGAATGAGAAACAAAGATGATGATGATGTGTTCTGGGAGACGAGCACAGAATCTGTAATGCAAGATTATCGGTATATTGATGGAGTTAATATTGCACATAGTGGTAAGACTCGTGTCACAGTTTTTAGATATGGAGAACAGTCTGCAAATCACAAAAGGGAGATGATAGAGAAATGGAAGATTGAAGATGTAGATTTCAATGTTTGGGGCTTGACTTCAGAGCATTTTCTTCCTCCTAGCAATTAA
- the LOC110634327 gene encoding plant-specific TFIIB-related protein 1, whose protein sequence is MKCPYCSSVQARCALTSSGRSITECTSCGRVVEERQFQPYHLFHIRAQDNPLCLVTSDLPSLHHQAFHARQGDEEDPFEPTGFITAFSTWSLEPSPLSLRSSLSFSGHLAELERTLELTTSSSSSNPTSSTVVVDNLRAYMQIIDVASILRLDCDISDHAFQLFRDCCSATCLRNRSVEALATAALVQAIREAQEPRTLQEISIAANVPQKEIGKYIKILGEALQLSQPINSNSISVHMPRFCTLLQLNKSAQELATHIGEVVINKCFCTRRNPISISAAAIYLACQLEDKRKTQAEICKVTGLTEVTLRKVYKELLENWDDLLPSNYTPAVPPEKAFPTTTISSGRSSASRVDPVELTSSSVDKDKQPENKPNKTNDALVRGKEDVENNSNSRARPPAWQIFRQPWLQFGSSGARTSGEKIQNATRVDINELQSNCQELEEKIDKLKMDKDSTAVARSNQFSSAPASCVSTISWPFRSTPSSGPSPIVQPSPKLAPGYAELKGIGCQNGGKNANLGGENK, encoded by the exons ATGAAGTGCCCTTATTGCTCGTCGGTGCAGGCGCGGTGCGCCCTTACAAGCTCCGGCCGCTCAATCACCGAGTGCACATCCTGTGGCCGAGTTGTCGAGGAACGTCAATTCCAACCTTACCACCTATTTCACATTCGAGCCCAAGACAACCCTCTCTGCCTGGTCACCTCCGATCTTCCAAGCCTACACCACCAGGCCTTCCATGCTCGCCAAGGAGACGAGGAGGACCCATTCGAGCCCACGGGCTTCATCACCGCATTCTCCACTTGGTCTCTTGAGCCAAGCCCACTCTCCCTCCGTTCCTCCCTCTCGTTCTCCGGCCACCTAGCTGAGCTGGAGCGCACTCTTGAATTAACCACCTCATCATCATCATCGAATCCAACTTCGTCCACGGTGGTTGTCGATAATCTGAGAGCGTATATGCAGATTATTGATGTGGCTTCAATTTTGCGGTTGGATTGTGATATTTCGGATCATGCGTTTCAATTGTTTAGGGATTGTTGTTCAGCTACTTGTTTGCGGAACCGCAGCGTTGAAGCCCTTGCCACTGCTGCTCTTGTTCAGGCCATTAGGGAGGCTCAGGAGCCCAGAACCCTTCAG GAAATCTCAATTGCAGCTAATGTTCCACAGAAGGAGATTGGGAAGTATATAAAGATACTAGGAGAAGCTTTGCAACTGAGTCAGCCCATAAATAGCAATTCCATTTCAGTCCATATGCCTAGATTCTGTACACTCCTCCAATTGAACAAATCTGCTCAG GAATTGGCGACCCACATTGGAGAAGTTGTTATCAACAAATGCTTCTGCACTCGCAGGAATCCCATTAGCATCTCTGCAGCTGCTATATATCTGGCATGCCAATTAGAAGACAAGCGAAAGACACAAGCAGAGATTTGTAAAGTGACAGGTCTCACTGAGGTCACACTCCGAAAAGTCTACAAGGAACTATTGGAGAATTGGGATGATCTACTCCCATCCAATTATACTCCTGCTGTCCCTCCAGAAAAAGCATTTCCTACTACTACAATTTCTTCAGGCCGTTCATCTGCTTCTAGAGTTGACCCAGTTGAATTGACATCATCCTCTGTAGACAAAGATAAACAACCTGAAAACAAACCAAATAAAACAAATGATGCATTGGTCAGGGGCAAGGAGGATGTTGAAAACAACAGTAATTCTCGTGCCCGTCCCCCTGCATGGCAGATTTTCAGGCAGCCCTGGCTTCAGTTTGGAAGTTCTGGAGCTAGGACATCAGGAGAGAAAATTCAGAATGCAACTCGAGTGGATATCAATGAGTTGCAGTCCAACTGTCAAGAGCTGGAAGAGAAGATAGATAAGCTGAAAATGGATAAAGACTCAACAGCtgtggctaggtcaaaccagttttCTAGTGCCCCAGCTTCATGTGTGAGTACAATCTCCTGGCCATTTCGGTCCACACCTTCATCGGGGCCTTCTCCAATTGTTCAGCCCTCACCTAAATTAGCACCAGGTTATGCTGAGCTGAAAGGCATTGGCTGTCAAAATGGTGGTAAAAATGCTAACCTGGGTGGAGAGAACAAGTAA
- the LOC110662743 gene encoding probable polyol transporter 3: MASMEGRGGGGGEIQPKFNKYAAACAIVASMISIIFGYDTGVMSGAMIFIKDDLKIHDTQVEVLAGILNICALVGSLLAGRTSDYIGRRYTIVVACLIFMTGSVLMGYGPNYGILMAGRCTAGIGVGFALMIAPVYSAEVSSPSSRGFLTSLPELGISIGILFGYISNVIFGKLTLKLGWRLMLGIAAIPSIILAFGITQMPESPRWLVMQGRLGEAKKILLLVSNSKEEAEARLRDIKVVAGIDENCNEDFVKFSKKTQGEGVWKELLLRPTPAVRWILIAAIGIHFFEHAVGIEAVVLYSPRIFKKAGVTGKEKLLLATVGVGLTKFVFIFIATFLIDKVGRRRLLLTSTAGIVASLTVLGSCLTIVEYHNGKNLLWALSLSIISTYVLVAFYNIGLAPVTWVYSSEIFPLKLRAQGYSIGVAVNRLMNATISMSFISLYEAITIGGAFYLFAGVSVIGWFFFYFLFPETKGRSLEEMELLFSKGVRARNESVELQPRSNNV, from the coding sequence ATACTGGTGTAATGAGTGGAGCCATGATATTCATAAAAGACGACCTGAAAATCCATGATACACAAGTGGAAGTCCTTGCCGGAATCTTGAATATATGTGCTCTTGTGGGTTCGCTTCTCGCCGGAAGAACTTCCGATTACATTGGTAGGCGATACACAATTGTTGTAGCCTGCCTTATTTTCATGACTGGTTCAGTTCTGATGGGATACGGTCCAAATTATGGAATCCTAATGGCCGGAAGATGCACCGCAGGCATTGGTGTAGGCTTTGCTCTTATGATCGCTCCGGTTTACTCTGCAGAGGTTTCATCACCATCATCCAGAGGTTTCTTGACCTCCCTGCCTGAGCTTGGTATAAGTATTGGCATTTTATTTGGCTACATTTCAAACGTAATTTTTGGGAAGTTGACTCTGAAACTTGGCTGGAGGTTGATGCTTGGAATTGCAGCTATACCTTCAATTATCTTAGCCTTTGGCATCACACAAATGCCAGAGTCTCCAAGGTGGTTAGTAATGCAAGGACGTTTAGGGGAAGCCAAGAAAATCTTGCTTCTAGTATCCAACTCCAAGGAAGAAGCAGAAGCTCGTTTGCGCGACATAAAAGTTGTAGCAGGAATAGATGAAAATTGCAATGAGGATTTTGTCAAGTTTTCAAAGAAAACTCAAGGTGAAGGGGTCTGGAAAGAGCTGCTATTAAGGCCAACACCGGCAGTCCGGTGGATACTAATCGCTGCGATTGGAATCCATTTCTTCGAGCACGCAGTTGGCATCGAAGCAGTTGTGCTATATAGTCCAAGAATCTTCAAGAAAGCTGGTGTCACAGGCAAGGAAAAGCTCTTGCTTGCAACAGTTGGGGTAGGGCTGACAAAGTTTGTCTTTATATTCATAGCCACATTTTTGATCGACAAAGTTGGGAGGAGACGCCTATTGCTCACAAGCACAGCAGGAATCGTAGCTTCCCTAACAGTCTTAGGATCTTGCTTGACCATAGTGGAGTATCACAATGGAAAGAACCTGTTGTGGGCTCTAAGCCTGAGCATTATTTCTACATATGTACTTGTGGCTTTTTACAATATTGGTCTTGCACCTGTGACATGGGTTTACAGCTCTGAGATATTCCCTTTGAAGTTAAGAGCACAAGGGTATAGCATTGGTGTAGCTGTTAATAGGCTTATGAATGCTACAATCTCTATGAGTTTTATTTCACTATACGAAGCAATTACTATAGGTGGAGCCTTCTACTTGTTTGCTGGTGTATCAGTGATTGGGTggtttttcttctattttcttttcccAGAGACCAAGGGAAGGTCCTTGGAAGAGATGGAGTTACTGTTTAGCAAGGGCGTTAGGGCTAGAAATGAGAGTGTGGAGCTTCAGCCCAGAAGTAATAACGTGTAG
- the LOC110634328 gene encoding acidic leucine-rich nuclear phosphoprotein 32-related protein: MDEIWERAVETALDGQTDNAAARSLTLDGAVKCVQGRLPPPSLLEKFENLQHLSIANIGVSTLEQFPRLRNLQKLILSDNRIAGGLEFLVEAGLDSLRDLDLSNNRIQYIEDLAPLAQLKLISLDLYECPVTRVKDYRSRVFGLIKSLKYLDKMDAEENERPESDEEEDEEEDEEDDPGSGEIDGEERPYRLNNGHSEGVEGIVDVDEDEESDADEEETETARRINGPNQNGFRVAAVEGRDVGDDEEEGDEEENESGEEIDEEGDDDDVVEVHEIEDSDDEEDGVEDDDDDDEDDDDDDEDEEEEVDNDEAEFAEPESTGRLTSTEGEIDGHDQGEDDVEEDDNGETGEEEQGVDDDDGEFEDEEEGEEEDEEDSGAGYLVQPVGQAEVHDAGGSDMELGNEEDDHEGEEEVEDDDEVQVLPSSSSSHHKRKRDEDLDEDDNGEDDEEDDDVVEYNKSSKKHH, encoded by the exons ATGGATGAGATCTGGGAGAGGGCAGTGGAGACAGCTTTAGACGGCCAAACGGACAACGCGGCGGCTCGAAGCCTAACCCTAGACGGCGCGGTGAAGTGCGTGCAGGGTCGTCTTCCTCCACCGAGTCTTTTAGAGAAGTTCGAGAACCTTCAGCACCTCTCCATCGCTAATATAGGAGTCTCGACGCTTGAGCAGTTCCCTCGCCTTAGGAACCTTCAGAAGCTCATACTCTCTGACAATCGCATCGCTGGCGGGCTCGAGTTCCTCGTTGAGGCTGGCCTCGACTCTCTTCGGGACCTTGACTTGTCGAACAATCGCATCCAATATATTGAAGATCTTGCGCCACTGGCTCAGTTGAAGCTCATTTCTCTCGATCTGTATGAGTGTCCGGTCACCAGAGTGAAGGATTATCGATCTAGGGTTTTTGGATTGATCAAATCGTTGAAGTATTTGGATAAAATGGACGCAGAGGAGAATGAGAGGCCTGAATCTGATGAGGAGGAGGATGAAGAAGAGGATGAGGAGGATGATCCTGGGAGTGGTGAGATTGATGGAGAGGAGAGGCCTTACAGGTTGAATAATGGGCATAGTGAAGGGGTTGAAGGGATTGTTGATGTGGATGAGGATGAGGAAAGTGATGCAGATGAGGAGGAGACGGAGACTGCAAGGCGGATTAATGGGCCAAACCAGAATGGTTTTAGAGTAGCCGCTGTGGAGGGAAGAGATGTTGGAGATGATGAGGAGGAGGGCGATGAGGAGGAAAATGAATCTGGAGAGGAAATTGATGAGGAGGGAGATGATGATGATGTGGTGGAGGTCCATGAGATTGAGGATAGCGATGATGAGGAGGATGGGGTTGAAGATGATGAcgatgatgatgaagatgatgACGATGATGACGAGGATGAGGAAGAGGAAGTAGACAATGATGAGGCAGAATTTGCAGAGCCAGAGAGTACAGGAAGGTTAACAAGCACGGAAGGGGAGATTGATGGCCATGATCAAGGAGAGGATGATGTAGAAGAGGATGATAATGGGGAGACTGGAGAAGAAGAACAGGgtgttgatgatgatgatggagaatttgaagatgaagaagaggGTGAGGAAGAG GATGAAGAAGATTCTGGTGCGGGATATTTGGTTCAACCAGTGGGGCAGGCTGAAGTGCATGATGCTGGAGGTAGTGACATGGAGCtaggaaatgaagaagatgatcaTGAAGGGGAGGAAGAAGTTGAGGATGATGATGAAGTTCAGGTGttgccatcatcatcatcatcacaccATAAGAGAAAGAGGGACGAGGATTTGGATGAGGATGATAATGGTGAAGATGACGAGGAAGATGATGATGTTGTTGAGTATAACAAGTCATCAAAGAAGCACCACTAG
- the LOC110662744 gene encoding uncharacterized protein LOC110662744 isoform X1, which translates to MKDDDSLPTSTAAATVTGTATITKKESSDSNIFGKGRYKFWALAAILLLAFWSMFTGTVTLRWSAGNLNSLSDDFDAPIHDDLDVLEMEEREKVVKHMWDVYTNSRRIRLPRFWQEAFEAAYEELTSDVPGTRDAAISEIAKMSVRSIVLDPPPFQSTSARELNKSLKLVGKGVATATSRSSDK; encoded by the exons ATGAAGGATGATGATTCTCTTCCAACATCCACAGCGGCGGCGACGGTAACGGGAACGGCGACAATTACGAAGAAGGAAAGCTCCGATTCTAATATATTTGGGAAAGGCCGGTATAAGTTCTGGGCTTTAGCTGCCATTTTGCTTTTGGCATTTTGGTCAATGTTCACCGGAACAGTCACTCTTCGTTGGTCTGCCGGTAATCTCAATAGTCTATCCGATGACTTTGACGCTCCCATCCACGACGACCTCGACGTCCTT GAAATGGAGGAAAGGGAGAAGGTTGTGAAGCATATGTGGGATGTATACACCAATAGCCGTCGGATCAGATTACCTCGATTTTGGCAGGAGGCTTTTGAGGCTGCCTACGAGGAGTTGACTAGTGATGTCCCTGGGACTAGAGATGCTGCTATTTCTGAGATCGCCAAGATGTCCGTCCGCTCCATTGTTCTCGATCCGCCTCCTTTTCAATCAACG AGTGCGCGAGAATTAAACAAGAGTCTGAAGTTAGTAGGGAAAGGTGTGGCAACTGCAACTTCAAGGAGCAGCGATAAATGA
- the LOC110634330 gene encoding uncharacterized protein LOC110634330: MNAMQVINSVSQILHLQNKKVATQTSEISNMLILSSPPATTSLVSVRHRRFSVNNTRFRRRLKVTSMAKETSEEGNSAVEIAAITGGLVATPVIGWSLYTLKTTGCGLPPGPGGSIGALEGVSYLIVVGIIGWSLYSKAKTGSGLPNGPFGLLGAVEGLSYLSLLAILVVFGLQFLDKGYIPGPVPGDQCFG, translated from the coding sequence ATGAACGCTATGCAAGTTATAAATTCGGTTAGCCAAATTTTGCATCTACAGAACAAAAAAGTAGCAACACAGACATCTGAAATATCAAATATGTTGATACTATCATCACCACCAGCAACGACCTCTCTAGTGTCAGTACGACATCGTCGTTTCAGTGTCAACAACACAAGGTTCCGCCGACGACTCAAGGTCACAAGCATGGCAAAGGAGACCAGTGAAGAAGGCAACAGCGCTGTCGAGATAGCTGCAATCACCGGTGGATTAGTCGCAACTCCAGTCATTGGGTGGTCTCTTTACACCCTGAAGACGACAGGCTGTGGACTTCCACCCGGGCCTGGAGGCTCGATAGGGGCATTAGAAGGGGTGAGCTACCTGATAGTTGTGGGGATTATAGGGTGGTCACTGTACAGCAAGGCCAAAACTGGATCTGGTCTGCCCAATGGTCCATTTGGGTTGCTGGGAGCTGTAGAAGGATTATCATACTTGTCATTGCTTGCCATTTTGGTTGTGTTTGGATTGCAGTTCCTTGACAAGGGTTACATTCCAGGGCCAGTCCCTGGCGATCAGTGTTTCGGCTGA